A single Triticum dicoccoides isolate Atlit2015 ecotype Zavitan chromosome 2A, WEW_v2.0, whole genome shotgun sequence DNA region contains:
- the LOC119355312 gene encoding WEB family protein At4g27595, chloroplastic-like isoform X2, whose protein sequence is MLSSMPRSGSFEAGLRASSSSSVTLSSTPNPKPSPRFHRSRSTAGASKAPPSPEKRRGITGGGGAMPTPTPAQQRVAQLEEELKKERGDKDRVVQLEEELRSEREDKARAVEELDQLRRRDGGAEKARVLEREVERAKESERKMLESLIYQTKQLEQTKISLEEAKLEMAALQQSNRSLEARRGVMDQRSVKDLMFGGADDEIRALRGELRAAMQGEERSQKALDDLSLALSDVTMEAKQVKRWLSDTQAELEAANAEAARLRGELAAAETRLREQHRCRIEAEESAGAWGDKERVFLDCVRAAEEEVNLARQENTKLLESQRVIRDENARLRDILKQAVGEANIVKESLELARAENARLNDVVAEKESALQSLRQEYECIKVSEAAAQGSLKELNSLLAATTTTACGTPVSAATTAPAAPECGFDQQHLPNGRLVASAKGTPETASRRWMTEKPRTPGGRSYSIGEPGKFKGVGYSQSARMGSLNPKDRMFASLSNMADLKSAAADAAMDDYDDDDEFDHIAESHYVGMEHSMSGKKKRPILRKFGDLFRRKSFYKANLAPVHT, encoded by the exons ATGCTCTCCTCCATGCCGAG ATCCGGGTCCTTCGAGGCGGGGCTcagggcgtcctcctcctcgtccgttaCGCTCTCCTCCACCCCCAACCCCAAGCCCTCCCCTCGGTTCCACCGCAGCCGCTCCACCGCCGGCGCCTCCAAGGCGCCCCCCTCCCCGGAG AAACGTCGCGGCATCACCGGCGGCGGAGGCGCGATGCCGACGCCCACGCCGGCGCAGCAgcgggtggcgcagctggaggaggAGCTCAAGAAAGAGCGGGGTGACAAGGATCGGGTGGTGCAGCTCGAGGAGGAGCTGAGGAGCGAGCGGGAGGACAAGGCGCGGGCGGTGGAGGAGCTCGACCAGCTCAGGAGGAGGGATGGCGGCGCGGAGAAGGCGCGGGTTTTGGAGCGGGAGGTGGAGAGGGCCAAGGAGTCGGAGCGCAAGATGCTCGAGTCCCTCATATACCAGACCAAGCAGCTGGAGCAGACCAAGATCAGCCTGGAGGAGGCCAAGCTGGAGATGGCCGCGCTGCAGCAGAGCAACCGGAGCCTCGAGGCCCGGCGCGGCGTCATGGACCAGCGGAGCGTCAAGGACCTCATGTTCGGCGGCGCGGACGACGAGATCAGGGCCCTGCGCGGTGAGCTCCGGGCGGCCATGCAGGGGGAGGAGCGGAGCCAGAAGGCGCTGGACGACCTTTCCCTCGCGCTCTCCGacgtcaccatggaggccaagcAGGTCAAGCGCTGGCTCTCCGACacgcaggccgagctggaggccgccaATGCCGAGGCCGCGCGGCTGCGCGGGGAGCTGGCCGCCGCCGAGACGCGGCTGCGGGAGCAGCACCGCTGCAGGATCGAGGCCGAGGAGTCGGCGGGCGCGTGGGGCGACAAGGAGCGCGTGTTCCTCGACTGCGTGCGCGCCGCCGAGGAGGAGGTGAACCTGGCGCGCCAGGAGAACACCAAGCTGCTGGAGTCGCAGCGCGTGATCCGCGACGAGAATGCCCGCCTCCGCGACATCCTCAAGCAGGCCGTCGGCGAGGCCAACATCGTCAAAGAATCCCTCGAGCTTGCCCGGGCCGAGAACGCGCGGCTCAACGACGTGGTCGCCGAGAAGGAGAGCGCGTTGCAGAGCCTCCGGCAGGAGTACGAGTGCATCAAGGTCAGCGAGGCCGCCGCGCAGGGCAGCCTCAAGGAGCTCAACAGCCTGCTCGCTGCCACGACGACGACGGCGTGCGGCACCCCCGTGTCGGCGGCCACGACCGCGCCCGCGGCGCCGGAGTGCGGCTTCGACCAGCAGCACCTGCCCAACGGGCGCCTCGTCGCCAGCGCCAAGGGGACGCCGGAGACGGCGTCGCGGCGCTGGATGACGGAGAAGCCCAGGACACCGGGCGGGCGGAGCTACTCGATCGGCGAGCCGGGCAAGTTCAAGGGCGTGGGCTACTCGCAGTCGGCGAGGATGGGGAGCCTGAACCCCAAGGACCGGATGTTCGCGTCGCTCAGCAACATGGCCGACCTCAAGTcggccgcggcggacgcggccatgGACGactacgacgacgacgacgagttcgaCCACATCGCCGAGAGCCACTACGTGGGCATGGAGCACTCCATGAGCGGCAAGAAGAAGCGGCCGATCCTTCGCAAGTTCGGGGATCTCTTCAGGCGGAAAAGCTTCTACAAGGCGAATTTGGCGCCAGTGCACACTTGA
- the LOC119355312 gene encoding WEB family protein At4g27595, chloroplastic-like isoform X1, translating into MRALPRRLNKILLLRGSILLLLFDCNSVVFSTFRDSGSMSWDSPPCRSGSFEAGLRASSSSSVTLSSTPNPKPSPRFHRSRSTAGASKAPPSPEKRRGITGGGGAMPTPTPAQQRVAQLEEELKKERGDKDRVVQLEEELRSEREDKARAVEELDQLRRRDGGAEKARVLEREVERAKESERKMLESLIYQTKQLEQTKISLEEAKLEMAALQQSNRSLEARRGVMDQRSVKDLMFGGADDEIRALRGELRAAMQGEERSQKALDDLSLALSDVTMEAKQVKRWLSDTQAELEAANAEAARLRGELAAAETRLREQHRCRIEAEESAGAWGDKERVFLDCVRAAEEEVNLARQENTKLLESQRVIRDENARLRDILKQAVGEANIVKESLELARAENARLNDVVAEKESALQSLRQEYECIKVSEAAAQGSLKELNSLLAATTTTACGTPVSAATTAPAAPECGFDQQHLPNGRLVASAKGTPETASRRWMTEKPRTPGGRSYSIGEPGKFKGVGYSQSARMGSLNPKDRMFASLSNMADLKSAAADAAMDDYDDDDEFDHIAESHYVGMEHSMSGKKKRPILRKFGDLFRRKSFYKANLAPVHT; encoded by the exons ATGCGCGCCCTCCCTCGCCGCCTCAATAAGATCCTTCTTTTGCGCGGCTCCATTCTTTTACTACTGTTTGACTGCAATAGTGTAGTATTTAGTACGTTCCGCGATTCGGGTTCCATGAGCTGGGATTCTCCGCCGTGCAGATCCGGGTCCTTCGAGGCGGGGCTcagggcgtcctcctcctcgtccgttaCGCTCTCCTCCACCCCCAACCCCAAGCCCTCCCCTCGGTTCCACCGCAGCCGCTCCACCGCCGGCGCCTCCAAGGCGCCCCCCTCCCCGGAG AAACGTCGCGGCATCACCGGCGGCGGAGGCGCGATGCCGACGCCCACGCCGGCGCAGCAgcgggtggcgcagctggaggaggAGCTCAAGAAAGAGCGGGGTGACAAGGATCGGGTGGTGCAGCTCGAGGAGGAGCTGAGGAGCGAGCGGGAGGACAAGGCGCGGGCGGTGGAGGAGCTCGACCAGCTCAGGAGGAGGGATGGCGGCGCGGAGAAGGCGCGGGTTTTGGAGCGGGAGGTGGAGAGGGCCAAGGAGTCGGAGCGCAAGATGCTCGAGTCCCTCATATACCAGACCAAGCAGCTGGAGCAGACCAAGATCAGCCTGGAGGAGGCCAAGCTGGAGATGGCCGCGCTGCAGCAGAGCAACCGGAGCCTCGAGGCCCGGCGCGGCGTCATGGACCAGCGGAGCGTCAAGGACCTCATGTTCGGCGGCGCGGACGACGAGATCAGGGCCCTGCGCGGTGAGCTCCGGGCGGCCATGCAGGGGGAGGAGCGGAGCCAGAAGGCGCTGGACGACCTTTCCCTCGCGCTCTCCGacgtcaccatggaggccaagcAGGTCAAGCGCTGGCTCTCCGACacgcaggccgagctggaggccgccaATGCCGAGGCCGCGCGGCTGCGCGGGGAGCTGGCCGCCGCCGAGACGCGGCTGCGGGAGCAGCACCGCTGCAGGATCGAGGCCGAGGAGTCGGCGGGCGCGTGGGGCGACAAGGAGCGCGTGTTCCTCGACTGCGTGCGCGCCGCCGAGGAGGAGGTGAACCTGGCGCGCCAGGAGAACACCAAGCTGCTGGAGTCGCAGCGCGTGATCCGCGACGAGAATGCCCGCCTCCGCGACATCCTCAAGCAGGCCGTCGGCGAGGCCAACATCGTCAAAGAATCCCTCGAGCTTGCCCGGGCCGAGAACGCGCGGCTCAACGACGTGGTCGCCGAGAAGGAGAGCGCGTTGCAGAGCCTCCGGCAGGAGTACGAGTGCATCAAGGTCAGCGAGGCCGCCGCGCAGGGCAGCCTCAAGGAGCTCAACAGCCTGCTCGCTGCCACGACGACGACGGCGTGCGGCACCCCCGTGTCGGCGGCCACGACCGCGCCCGCGGCGCCGGAGTGCGGCTTCGACCAGCAGCACCTGCCCAACGGGCGCCTCGTCGCCAGCGCCAAGGGGACGCCGGAGACGGCGTCGCGGCGCTGGATGACGGAGAAGCCCAGGACACCGGGCGGGCGGAGCTACTCGATCGGCGAGCCGGGCAAGTTCAAGGGCGTGGGCTACTCGCAGTCGGCGAGGATGGGGAGCCTGAACCCCAAGGACCGGATGTTCGCGTCGCTCAGCAACATGGCCGACCTCAAGTcggccgcggcggacgcggccatgGACGactacgacgacgacgacgagttcgaCCACATCGCCGAGAGCCACTACGTGGGCATGGAGCACTCCATGAGCGGCAAGAAGAAGCGGCCGATCCTTCGCAAGTTCGGGGATCTCTTCAGGCGGAAAAGCTTCTACAAGGCGAATTTGGCGCCAGTGCACACTTGA
- the LOC119355313 gene encoding uncharacterized protein LOC119355313 has translation MEALLELEKVQRVLSLMGSRGLSDSDGSGGGDRFLAHFLLFLAQPFDSLAIEKKVVLISELLREVNSDTLKEVQRLASLEGNNNREDEPTKKFKTDGEKLTIQDAPMIGFDAMMRANSTLEDFCRSYFIFHGLDVNRPHSVFKFLPFLSFTESYIYQLDASNEDSLLLVPENNSSSTVLERKIQGSSQMSLSDMLDPLDNLLQCQGLMTDQLRNELKSGIQYWSLERKLCQALSRKDKISIEDVMEAIHLKSFDYRVLNLMMYRLTGQQVNDLHMEFLSVSEFLVEICDDLYDYEDDVVNNTFNILRMFAAIYGPLDAPKMLAKCIGEAEEKYESFSKKLDPSISRSYWRRCEEATKEGGKISGHAYGTWNIPPLIGDEESFRLDRLNRGDASAMAIR, from the exons ATGGAGGCGCTGCTGGAGCTAGAGAAGGTGCAGAGAGTGCTCTCCCTCATGGGCTCCCGCGGCCTCTCCGACtccgacggcagcggcggcggggaccGCTTCCTCGCCCACTTCCTCCTCTTCCTG GCGCAGCCGTTTGATTCACTTGCCATTGAGAAGAAGGTCGTATTAATCTCTGAGCTTTTGAGAGAG GTTAATTCTGATACTCTCAAAGAAGTGCAACGTCTAGCCAGTCTGGAAGGTAATAATAATAGGGAAGATGAA CCAACTAAGAAGTTCAAGACGGATGGCGAGAAATTAACCATTCAGGATGCGCCTATGATTGGATTCGATGCAATGATGAGAGCCAATTCCACGCTTGAAGATTTT TGCAGGTCATACTTCATATTTCATGGTTTGGATGTTAACAGACCACACTCTGTTTTCAAGTTTCTTCCTTTCCTTTCTTTTACAGAGAGCTACATATACCAG TTAGATGCTTCAAATGAAGACAGTTTGCTATTAGTTCCAGAGAACAACTCTTCTTCAACA GTATTGGAAAGGAAAATACAAGGTTCTAGTCAGATGTCCTTGTCTGACATGCTTGACCCCCTTGATAATCTTCTTCAATGCCAGGGGTTAATGACAGATCA ATTGCGAAATGAACTCAAATCTGGCATCCAGTATTGGTCTCTAGAGAGGAAGCTTTGTCAAGCATTATCAAGAAAGGATAAG ATATCTATCGAAGATGTTATGGAAGCAATCCATCTCAAATCTTTTGACTATCGAGTTCTTAATCTGATGATGTATCGGCTTACTGGTCAGCAG GTCAATGACTTGCACATGGAGTTCTTGTCTGTCTCAGAATTTTTAGTTGAGATATGTGATGACCT GTATGATTATGAG GATGATGTGGTTAACAATACTTTTAACATCCTCCGCATGTTTGCTGCGATATATGGACCTTTAGATGCACCAAAGATGTTG GCCAAGTGCATCGGTGAAGCTGAGGAAAAATATGAGAGCTTCTCAAAGAAATTGGACCCTAGCATCTCAAGAAGTTATTGGAGAAGATGTGAGGAGGCTACAAAGGAAG